A genomic window from Sebaldella sp. S0638 includes:
- a CDS encoding MarR family winged helix-turn-helix transcriptional regulator encodes MKKKFQEFDYNFYIRGIGHNMRYANDQSLTGYDITNQQARLLGEIYDRLESKLEISRRILSEAMGLSGPSVTSLLNGLEKKGFIIRHAGNEDGRTMQIEITDKAQKLVDETEDIFAGTEEKLLDDFSEEEKKIFLKLLKKAYKNLS; translated from the coding sequence ATGAAAAAGAAATTTCAGGAATTTGACTATAATTTCTATATAAGAGGTATTGGTCATAATATGCGGTATGCAAATGATCAGTCACTTACAGGATATGACATTACAAATCAGCAAGCACGTTTATTGGGAGAAATATATGACAGGCTGGAAAGTAAACTGGAGATAAGCCGTCGTATTTTAAGCGAGGCAATGGGATTAAGCGGGCCTTCTGTTACCAGTCTTTTGAACGGACTTGAGAAAAAAGGCTTTATTATACGTCATGCTGGCAATGAGGACGGGCGTACCATGCAGATAGAGATAACGGATAAAGCACAGAAACTCGTGGATGAAACAGAAGATATATTTGCAGGAACTGAAGAGAAACTGCTGGATGATTTTTCAGAAGAAGAGAAGAAAATATTCTTGAAATTACTAAAGAAAGCTTATAAAAATCTGAGTTAG